In Cyanobacteriota bacterium, the DNA window TCCCGTTGACCAACACTAGTATTCGTCTGGTGGATGATGAATGATTGCTCCTAGTGGTAGATCATGGCATGATTGCCGTTATTGGGTGAACCAAGGGACATATGAGTAATGCCTTTAGCAAAGGGGTAGTGACCCATGACTAATGATGAGCAATTGACCACGACCAACCTTCAAGCCCCAACCGACCAGCCGATGAGTGTGTGGCGGTGTCTCAGCGGGGCTGCGATCGCGGCTGTATTTGCCCTAGGGCTATATGGACTGACCAGCGCGATCGCCCAAGCCTTCGCTAGCCATCCGTTGCCGACCACTAATGTTACAGCGCAGAATATCAGT includes these proteins:
- a CDS encoding DUF3082 domain-containing protein, which translates into the protein MTNDEQLTTTNLQAPTDQPMSVWRCLSGAAIAAVFALGLYGLTSAIAQAFASHPLPTTNVTAQNISVAVRTLVIGISTLGTGIFAITALGLLGLALQLIIQRLRLGVRSHES